A genomic segment from Candidatus Binatota bacterium encodes:
- a CDS encoding EVE domain-containing protein, whose product MNYWLAKSEPKKYSWEDFVSEGRDYWDGVRNYQARNNLSAMKIGDRVLFYHSVTGKEVVGIAEIVREAYQDPTTDDERWVAVDMVPVEKLTQPVTLADIKAEPTLAELALVKQSRLSVVPLLASEYRKILSLAKP is encoded by the coding sequence TTGAACTACTGGCTGGCGAAATCTGAACCGAAAAAATACTCCTGGGAGGACTTCGTAAGCGAGGGCCGGGACTACTGGGACGGTGTGCGCAACTACCAGGCACGCAACAACCTGTCGGCCATGAAGATCGGTGACCGGGTGCTTTTTTACCACAGCGTGACCGGCAAGGAGGTAGTCGGAATCGCCGAAATAGTGAGAGAAGCCTACCAGGACCCCACCACCGACGACGAACGCTGGGTAGCCGTGGACATGGTACCGGTGGAAAAACTCACCCAACCCGTGACCCTGGCCGATATCAAGGCTGAGCCAACGCTGGCCGAGCTCGCGCTCGTGAAACAATCGCGACTGTCGGTGGTACCCCTGCTGGCAAGCGAGTACCGAAAAATACTCTCACTGGCAAAGCCTTGA
- a CDS encoding mechanosensitive ion channel family protein gives MNDWVSTVVLGNSMAAWAAAAAVAAVVLLALLLGKRVLAGRLKALAGRTAGTLDDIAVELIVATRRWVLLLLALYIGSTLVSLAEAVDRAAWGLLVVAVAAQVLTWGNLLIAYWLATRFRVGEQVGGEDAGGQQLQLERGSAFGAVGFVARLAMWSAVGLLVMDNLGIDVSTLLAGVGVGGIAVALATQSVLGDIFNSLSIVLDKPFEVGDYVVVGDIRGNVERIGIKTTRLRSLAGEQIIFANSDLVGSRIQNYKSLMERRALFQFGVTYQTPAAKLEEIPATVRRIIEGVRLTRVDRVHFASYGDSALLFEVVYYVLSREYVDYMDVQHEINLALFRTFEAEGIEFAYPTQTLYLQQADA, from the coding sequence ATGAACGACTGGGTATCTACTGTCGTTTTGGGAAACAGCATGGCAGCCTGGGCAGCCGCCGCGGCGGTGGCCGCGGTAGTGTTGTTGGCGTTGCTGCTGGGCAAGCGCGTGCTGGCCGGCAGGCTCAAGGCGCTGGCCGGGCGCACCGCTGGAACGCTCGACGACATAGCCGTCGAACTGATAGTAGCCACGCGCCGCTGGGTGCTGTTGCTGCTGGCGTTGTATATCGGCTCAACGCTGGTCAGTCTTGCCGAAGCCGTCGACCGGGCGGCATGGGGACTGCTGGTGGTGGCCGTCGCGGCCCAGGTGCTGACCTGGGGAAACCTGCTCATTGCCTACTGGCTGGCCACGCGATTCAGGGTTGGCGAACAGGTAGGTGGCGAAGACGCCGGTGGGCAGCAGCTGCAACTCGAGCGAGGTTCGGCTTTCGGTGCGGTGGGCTTCGTGGCCAGGCTGGCGATGTGGTCGGCGGTTGGCCTATTGGTCATGGACAACCTCGGCATAGACGTGTCCACCTTGCTGGCCGGCGTTGGGGTAGGTGGCATCGCCGTGGCCCTGGCCACGCAGAGCGTACTCGGCGATATATTCAACTCACTGTCCATCGTCCTCGACAAGCCCTTCGAGGTGGGTGACTACGTGGTTGTGGGTGACATCAGGGGCAACGTGGAACGCATAGGTATCAAGACCACCCGGCTTCGCAGTCTCGCGGGCGAGCAGATCATCTTTGCCAACTCTGATCTCGTGGGCAGCAGGATACAGAACTACAAGAGCCTTATGGAGCGCAGGGCGTTGTTCCAGTTCGGGGTGACTTACCAGACGCCGGCCGCCAAGCTCGAAGAGATACCGGCCACGGTCAGGAGAATAATTGAGGGGGTCCGGCTTACGCGCGTAGACCGGGTGCACTTTGCCAGCTACGGGGATTCTGCGTTGCTCTTCGAGGTGGTCTACTACGTACTCAGTCGCGAGTACGTTGATTACATGGACGTGCAGCACGAGATCAACCTCGCCCTATTCAGGACCTTCGAGGCCGAGGGCATCGAATTCGCATACCCGACGCAGACGCTCTATCTGCAGCAGGCCGACGCCTGA